The Microcystis panniformis FACHB-1757 region TTGCTAAAGTATCCTCCGCAAGAGTGGCGGGATTATGGGGAACGGTGATCGCGTGTAAATCGACCACACAAAAGAAATTATCGTAGTCTTGTTGTCCCTCCACCCAATTGCGGATCGCACCTAGATAATTGCCTAAATGTAAATTGCCAGTTGGTTGCACACCAGATAAGATTCTTTGTTTACCCATAACTCATGCGATCGCTTTTTTTCATGATTTCATTGTATCAGTTTTTGCAGCTAATTTCATCCTAAATCCAATTGGGAAAAATCATTCTCAGATAATAATCCCGCACTGACAGGGGAATGCCTAAATAAATTGGTAGCCAATGGATAAAAGCAAAAATTATCAAAATTATCAGCGAGCGTGAGCCATTTTTATAAATAGGACTGGAACTTTCTAAACCATCGGCTAAGAGCCAAGCTAGGGCAATCCAAGTGAAGCTATAGGCAGCCATATAATGATAGAGAAAAGTACAGCGACTAATTTTTAACCAGGGCAGCAGATTGGCAATATAGTTACAGATAAGATAGGCAGAAATTACTCGCTCTTTTCGGTTAAATAATCGACTAAAAACCACTAGAATTGCTCCCGTAGAAAACCACCACAAAAACGGATTACCCATAGCGTGAACATCATAAATTTTATCACCTACTCTCTTAAAATAATAAGCCACAGGTCGCCCCATTACTAACCAACTATACCAGGGAGAACAATAGGGATGAACATCAGATTGATTGCCCTTTATTCTCTGATGAAATGACCAAATTTCTTGATGTACTTGCCAAAAATTATATTGATGGTTGACGAGAAGATGAGGTATCCACAGCAAACTATAGGTAACTAGGGGAAAGACAATTAAAGCGATAAAAATGTCCTCTAATCTCAGGTTAGTTACCTTTGTCCAAAGATGATCTTTTGACTGCTCTTGATTAAATAATTTTATTAACCAAGCAATACCGATAAAAATAAATATTCCCAGTAAAAACCCTAAGCCATTCCATTTAATATTTGCCGCTAAACCGAAAGAAACTCCCGATAATAATAACCAATTGAGGTTTGAATTTTTCTGGAGTGCTAATAAAAAAAATAATTGTCCAGACAAACCGAATAAAATTAAGTAAATATTATTGAGAGCATAGCGGGATTCCACCAGAAATAATCCGTCTAAACTAGCGAGAAAAGTTGTGATTAAAAATACAGTTTTTCTCTGGATTAATTGATAAGCAATTCCCCCAATAATTAGGGGAATAAAAGAACCAGTGAAAGCATTTAACCAGCGATAACTAAAAGTTGAGCGCAGGGAACCCGTTAAATTATTAATGGCTTCAGGAGCGGCAGGAAAATGGGAACCAATCCAGATACTAATAGCAATTAAATATTGACTTAACGGTGGGTGCGACTGGAAAAATTCTTTACCGATTAGATATTCATTGCCGTATTTAGCATAATAAACTTCATCGAAAACAAGAGTATTAAACTGACTGAGATTCCAGAATCTTATTCCTAGGGAAAATACAAATATTCCTAGGATAGATAGGTTAAATTTTACTTGAGAATTCATGGAAAGATAATAGTTATGATAACTGGGAATTTTCTGTTAAACACAAGCGAAATTCTTTGACAGCAAGACGGGGATTAGGATGGTTGACGTATTCGGCTAATAATTCTAAATTTAAATCCGGTAATAAAGCACTTTTAGGGATTAAAATATATTCGCCATTCTCTTGCAAAGAATAAATTTTTAACTGATTATCTTGCCAAAACCAAACCTCTTGAGTTCCTAATCTTTGATAAACTTCTAAAACTTTCAGGCTGCCACTGGTTAAGATGATTTCAATCGCCAAATCAGGAAACTCTTTTTCTGTAAATAAACAAAAACATTCATCTGGTTCTTTTCCCGCTTCTTTTTCCTGTTTTCGCAAAGTGGTGGAACCTAATCCCCAGAAATCAATTTCAGCATATTCTAAATAAACTTCTACCAATCTACCGATATTTTTTTTGCTAACTTCGTGACGACGACTAGGAGCCATAATTTCTACCATTCCATCTAGGTAAGTAATGCGATAACTGGAACTATCTTCTAAATGTTTTAAGAGGGTTTCGTACTGTTGCCAATTAACCCCAGAAATAAACATTCTTTGTTCAGGATCATTAGCTTTTAACTCGAAATCTTCTAATCCTTGTAACCGAATCGTAGTCATCATAAAATTAATTACCTCATCTATTTTACTTAATTACTCAGGAAGACTTATTTTGATTTCTTCTGGCGTTAATTTTAGCGCGTAAAATCCTAACTTTATAGGGATCGGCATCTTTTCGCCACAGAATCTGATAGCCCTTGATTGTAGCACAATGCTCCTCTAAACATTTTTGCCAACCCTGTAAACGTTCGATCGCTTTTCTATCTTCTAACAATCCCCAATCCTTTTCTAATTGAGTTAAGCGAACCAATTTATCATAGTTGGGATAATCCGCCGTTACTAAAAGCTCTTTTTCGTGTAGAATTGGCGGATTAGGACTATCCTGGTAATCGCGAAAACTAAAATCAGCCGAACCTAAATATACATCCATGCTAGTAGCTAAAATCGGATGAATTTCTGTATCAAAATTGGGGTAATAGAGATAGGAAATTTTGGGTTGACGAAAAGATAAACGAACAACGTTAGCATTTTCTAACCGTCCGATAGTTTGACTAGCACAACCTTCATATAAGCGTAATAACATCGGTAATTTTTCCAAAACGCTAATATGAATAGTTAGGGAATAACGGGAAAGTTTGCCTAAGGAACTATTTTCACAAGTACGAGCGATCGCTGCCAAATTTCCCGCACTTATTAACACTTCTTCTGCTAAAGCGCAAGCATTGCGATAACTGCCAAATAAAGCTTTAAAATCGGCACGGGTAGCGGGGGATAATTCCCGTACTTTCGGACAGTGGCTAAATTGACTTAAAGCTAAATAAAGTAAAAGATCGGCGCGTCTTTTGTCGGCAATTATCTCCCATTCTTCCCCTTCTGTTACTTGTAGAATCACTTGAAAAGCGCGTCTAAAAGTGCCAAATTCTGCCTTAATTTCTTCCTCTTGTAATAATTCTCCCGCGACGGGTAAACGTCCCTGCTGGGTGTAAAATTCCATCAGGGGAGTCAATAAATCTTCGTAATCTTCAAAGCATTTGAGATGGGTTTTAATTTTAGGAGTGGCAGTGCGGGAACGACATCTCGATAAACGAAAAATTTCGGCTTTTTCTTCCTCTCGAAAAACCAGATAAATTCCCAAAGTTATTGGAATAGAATCAACCCCCAAAGTGCTATCAATATACTGTTTTAGTTCTTCCTGTTGATAGTATTTTTGAAAAGTATTGCGACGAGTTATAATTCCATCTTCATAAGCCATTAAACCCCGTTCGCTATCATCAATTAGTATCTGTGCCGAAACAATTAAAACTTGACGGGTTAATTGCCAAGCTTTTAATAAAGCTTCTTGCCGTTCTTCGGCGGATTCAATAACATTAATTACATAGCCTAAATTAACAATATCAGATTCAATTAAAGGACTATCGGGACGATAATAAGGATCCCAACCTTCACTTTGATAACCCTGTTCAGCTATGCGTTCTATATCACCTCCATAACCACAACCGTAATCAAAAAAAGTGGTTTCAGGAAGAAATAATCCCGCCGCTAATGCTAATCTTGCCGGACGAGAAAGGGTTTTGCGAACAAGAGCAGCTTTGTGGCGATCAATTATTATTGATTTTTCCCTTTGTCCCTCTAGATTACAAACTAAATAATCTCCTGCAAAATCAAGGTGATGCTTTCTTAAAAGCCGTTGCCATTCCTGTTTAGTACCGATGGGATAAGAACTGTTTAAAAGTCCTAAAGCACTTTCGATTTTTGTGAGATGCTCGAATTCTTCATAAAGGGGATAGTCCCTAGTAACAAAAGTTTCTTTTCGGTGTAAAATGGGCGGATTATCAGCATTTTGATAATTCCATTCATTCAAGATTAATGTCCCCATATCTACCACTAAACTTTTAGTTAAAACTGGGTGAGGTTCCCGATCAAAATCGGGATAAAAAAGATAGGATATTTTCGGTTTATCGGTACTAAATTTAATTATTGTTGCCTCGGATAAATGCTGATTAATTCTTGCTTGTTGTTCGTAATTCTGGAGGATAGGATCCAATTGATGTAATGCTTCTCTATGAACATAAAGCGCCCCCGGTAATAGTTTACCGATGGGACTAACTTGACACAGTTGCACGATTAAGGCGAAATTCTCAGCCATGGCAATTAATCTGTCTAATGACAAATTCTAGAGACAGAAAAAACTAAATAAATCTAGTTAAATGAACCCGATAGCGCTCTTTTTTGGTCACAGTAACCTCACCCACTTCTAGACGACCTTTTCCCCGAAAAGAAATCAAATCACCAGTTTTAACATTATAACTAGATTGACTGATATCTTTCCAGTTAACTCGCACATCCCCAGCGCTAATTGCTTCGGCCATTTTACTGCGAGAAATGCCAAAACCCGCCGAGGCGATCGCATCTAAACGTAAGGAAGCTTCCACCGTATTAATTTCTTTTTTTTGCGGTGGTCTAACTTTTAATTCCGCCAAAGGAATCAGGCTAGTTTTCACGGGAACCGAACGCACTTGTCGCAAATTAGCAGATAAAAAATCTGCCAATTCAGGCACTACAATTGCCTGCGCTCCTCGCTCACCTAAAACAATTATATCGCCGACTTTTTCCCGGACGATACCCGTCCCCAACATCGCCCCTAAAAAATCCCGATGGTTAGCGGTATCAAAAAGAAAATTACCGGCAATATCAAGGGCAGATAGGGGAATATCTGTTACTGTCAAAGGTAGATCAACTCTAGCAATACCGAGGCGCTGTCTTTCTGCTTGGGGATAACCGCCCCATTTTTGCATTGACACATCGGTTAAACGCTGAAAAACCCGTTCTACTTCCGCTAAAACCGCGGGAGAAAGAAAGTCTGTCACCGTCACTTCCCAAGTCTTAATCGCTTGTTCGGCTTTATCAATAACTTTCGCTATGTCCTCGCGGTTCTCGACACCCTTTAGTAATTCTTCTCTTGGTAACATTGTTTTGTGGTAATTAATCAAAAATTCTTAGGAAAAAATCAAATGACCGATAACTTATTCCTAATAAGTACCTAGGCAAAATTATTTACACATGACGATCATTGCCCCGTAAGGGTTTTAGCTCGATCAGGCAGGTAATTAATTTTGCATGACTACTTAACCGTTCACCCTTCTAGGGCGTATCCTTGCAGATTTTCGGGGTTAAATTGACGGAGTATAAGAGTCGCTTGATTTTTCAGGTTTTCCGAACCCTGCACGATAATAATATATTTTCCGGCACCGAGACGATTGCGATAGGGAAGTGCATCGCCACTGCCGGACGATAAACCCACGCCGCCACCGACAAAAATACTGCCCATCGCCCCCCCAATCGCCCCGGCAATGCCGCCCACGATATGATTGCCCGGTTCTCCGGCCCAATCAAAGGTATGCAATCCCGTAATCAGGTTAAAAAGGTAGCCCCCGGCAAAACCGAAGGGAATTAGCCAAAAAGCCATGAGAGTAGCCCGTTTTTTGGCCTGTTGGAAGGGATCGATCAAACCGAACTCATCGGCACTTTTATAGCCGCGACCGAGAATGGTCACTTGAGATTGGGGAATTCCCGCTTTTTCGAGGGCAACGGCAGCTTCTTCTGCTTCTATGCGATCAGCTAACACGGCAATGAGATAATTCATATTCTCCAACTTTTTAGGCTATCTTCATCTCCTATTGTAAGGATTTTGGGGACTGAAAAGCCGCTCGATCGAGAAAATATGCAAGGGGATGGGAAAAAATTATTTTATTTGGCTTATTTCTGGCAATAATTGACCATAAAGATTAAGGGAGATAGTTATCATCTTTAAGGACATTTTTTTCGCTAAAAAGAAACCCCCATTTTGCCTCAACCTAGAAGGACAGCCACAATCACTACTTTAGGCCAATTATCATTATTAACAAGAAGTTTTTGGGGATTATTATCATTGGTATCAGACTGTCAAGCTTGACTCACTTGTGTCATTATTTTAATGTTATCCCGGTTCACTCCTGACGTAAAAACTAAAAAATAGGTTAGAGTTCCGGCAATGATAGCGGCTCTCTTATTTTTTGTGTGGTCAGTTTAACTTATATAGTAGTGATCGATCTTTGTGTCCTCTGTGTCTGGAGTGGTTCGTTCCACTCACTCACCCGCAAGACTGTATCTTAGAATACATTTTACCCACCAAACCTAAGAGAGCCTGATAGCTAGTCTTCAGTGAAACCCCAGCAGTTTTTGGGTAGTGGGTGAGAACCCTCCTGCAGCCACTCCAACCAATCCGACTTTAGTTGTGGGTTCTGGAATGGTTTCCCCGCGTTCTTGCAAAACTTCAAGGTAAAGTTCAATCGCTTCTTTAATATTTTCCTGAACCTCTTCAAAGGTATCTCCAATGGTTTGCTCAAGGATTACTCAGGATACTGACGCGGACTTTTTCACCATTTTGCAAAGGTTTACTACTATTAACGACGAAACGCTCCCCCGGTTCAAGTCCAGTGATAATTTCTACTTGACCGTCAAGCGCTTGACCGAGACGAACGGGACGTTTTTCTACTTGCGAGTTCTCCTCGGAAAGGACGAAAATGGCCGAGGATTCCCCTTGACTGACAATTGCTGTTTCGGGAACAATCACCTGCGCGGCAGAATTATTATTAAACCGCACCCGGGCCAATAATCCTCCTTTAATTAAACCATCCCCATTGGCTAGAGTAATCTCCACGGGAATCCGCCGGGCCGTGCCTTGGCTGAGGGGAAAAATCTTGGTGATGCGACCGGAAAAATTTCTATTACCGAAAGCATCAAGGCTGACATTAACCGTTTGTCCTAAATTAATCGTTTTTAAGTCCAATTCCGATAATAATACTACTACCTTGACCTGTTTAAAATCACCAATTTTGAGGACTTCATCGCCGATACTGACTAAATCCCCCGGCTCTTTCAGTTTTTCGATAACTATCCCCGTCGCCGGCGATTTAAGAATAGCGTAGGCCTGACGTTGTTGTTCCTGAGCGATGACCGATTTTTGGGCGGCAATTCTGCCGATAATTGCCGCCACTACCTGCTCCTCCACTTTAATTCTCGATCTTGCGCTATTAACGGCTTTTAAAGCCACTGCCGCCGCAGTTTGGGCTGTTTCGCCCTGTTGTAGGGGAATCGCTCCTTCTAGGGCTAATTTTTGCAGGCGCTCGGCATCATTTTTGGCCTGTTGGTATTGTAGTTGTAGGCGCTGCACTTCAATTTCAGCGTTACTGACTTCAATTCTTGCCCGGGCTAATTCGGCTTCTAGGGCCGACAGGGCGGCTTTTTCTTGCCGGACAACGGTGGCAAGGAGACGATCATCAATATGGGCGAGGATTTGTCCTAATTGCACCTCATCTCCCACATCGACGAGGAGATTGAGTAACTGACCGGTGGCTTGCGATCGCAGAGAAACGACTTTTAAAGGTCGGGTAGTTCCCGTGTAATCGAGATTGCCTCCTCTGGTTGCTGGTTTAGCCGTGGTGACGTTGACGGTGGTAGTACGGGCTGCCGGTGGCGGTGGCTGGGTTTCGGTCCGGGGAGAACAACTGGCACTGAAGGTTAAGATAACCAGAGCGGAAAGGATAATCGGAGTCGATCCCATGGCGATAGTCCTAGTAGAAAGCCGCTTTTGAGTCGATGGTGGCTTATTCTTCGTCCCAAGCTTCTACCGCTACCACTTCACTGAGAGGGTCTTGCATGGAGAAACCGAAATCGAGCAACTCTTGCTTCCAGTAAGTCCACTCATCTCCGTATAAAAGAGCCAGTTTCCAGATACTATCGCTAGGTTTGACTACTTTTGCATCTATCCACTTGCTAGCCTTGCGTTGAAACTTCACCATCGGGTGAGCTACAGCTTGTTTGGTCATAAATTCAATTGCTATGAATACTTCAGATTTTGCGCTTCCCGACTAAACTAACTCAAGACTAAAACTTTTGCCCTTACAAAGGATCGAGAAGCGCATTTATTAACTCACTTTTACACCATATCTGTGGTTTTAGGCAAGTCTTTTTGAGCAAAAGTACGGTAATTACTACTATAGATTAGTATAACCGGAGGCCACAATCATGGAGCCGATGCCTCGATCGGTGAAAATTTCCAGTAAAAGGGCATGGGGAAGACGACCATCGATAATATGAGCAGCTTGAACTCCCTGAGCCAGCGATCGCACACAGCAGCTAACTTTGGGAATCATCCCGCCGGCAACGATGCCTTTTTGAATCAACTCCCGGGCCTGTTGGATATCTAATTTAGCCAATAAAGTGGAAGGATCCTTATAATTCTCTAAAATTCCGGCTGTATCGGTCATCAAAATCAGTTTAGCTGCCCCTAAAGCTGCCGCTATTTCTCCGGCTACCGTATCGGCATTGATATTATGAGCTTGGCCGGTTTCATCGGCGGCCACACTAGAAATCACGGGAATATAGCCACTATTGACCAAGGATTCGACGACGCTAGTATCGACACTGCTCACTTCTCCCACAAAACCAATGCCCTCTTTACCCACGGGACGAGCAGTGATCAGATTACCATCCTTACCGCATAATCCTACCGCTTTACCGCCAGCTTGATTGATCAGGGCAACAATTTCTTTATTGACGCGTCCCACTAGCACCATTTCTACCACATCCATGGTGGCGGCATCGGTGACGCGTAAACCGTCTTTAAATTGGGGTTCAATACCTAATCTATCCAGCCAACTATTGATTTCCGGACCGCCACCGTGGACAATAACGGGACGAACCCCCACACAGGAGAGAAAAACGATATCTCGCATCACCGTGTCTTTGATATCGCTGTTATTCATGGCCGCACCACCGTATTTAACCACTACAGTACGACCGCGAAATTCTTGTATATAGGGTAGGGCTTCGCTGAGGATTTTCACCCGTTGGGCATCGTTTTCGTGGGTATTATTGTTCATGGGTTTTTTTACCTGTCTGATTCAGTGATCAGTTTAGCGGTTTCGGGTTTGACAAAAACTGTTCACCTTGAACGGATTGCTAGAAAGTCTTAGAATTGCCGAATTTTTCGACGCAACGGACAAAAATCTCGACTCCCATGGTTAACACCGATTCATCAAAATCAAAGCGGGGATGATGGTGGGGATAGGCTAATCCTAATTCGGGATTGGCAGACCCCAAGAAGAAATAACAGCCGGGTACTTCCTGTAAAAAGAAGGACATATCTTCCCCTCCCATGGTTTGACATTCGGGAACGATTCCGGCTGGGGTTTCCACCACTTGTGCGGCGATTGAGCGCACTAATTCCGCCATCTGATCATGATTGATTACCGGGGGATACAATTGCCAGTAATCGAATTGATAACTAGCCCCCTGACTTTGACAGATGCCCCCGATAATTTCTTCCATCCGTTGTCGGAAATAGCCCCCTAACTGGGGATTGAAATAGCGCACCGTCCCACTGAGATTAGCACTATCGGCGATCACGTTTCTAGCGCTTCCCGCCGCTAATTTACCCACAGTCACTACGGCGGCATCGAGGGGGTTAAGGTTGCGGGCGACGATAGTTTGCAGGGCGTTGACGATTTGGGCCGCCACCAGTAGTGAATCGACGGTTTGATGGGGAATTGCCCCGTGGCCGCCCCGGCCTTGAATCTGGAGATCGAAACATTCCACCGCCGCCATTAAGGCCCCATTTTTCACGCCTACTGTCCCTAAAGGCAGATTATTCCAGAGGTGTAGCCCGATAATTCCCTCCACGTCGGGATTTTTCAGCACTCCCGCTTCGATCATCGGTTTTGCACCCCCCGGCCCCTCTTCGGCGGGTTGGAAAATAATTTTTACGATCCCCTTGACATCGTGACAGTTTTGTGCTAGGTAAACTGCTGTGCCGAGGGCGATCGCTGTGTGACCATCGTGACCACAGGCGTGCATCTGGCCCGGATGTTGGGAACGATAGGGGACTTGGTTTTCTTCGGCGATCGGTAGTGCATCCATATCGGCCCGCAGGGCTAAAACTGGCCCCGGTTGACTGCCTGCGATGGTGGCGACAATTCCGGTGCCGGCGATGCCGGTTTGATGGTCAATTCCATATTTAGTCAGGGTTTGACTGATTAAGGAGGCGGTGAGATGTTCTTGAAAGCCTAGTTCTGGTTTTTGGTGTATTTGTCGGCGCCAGTGGACTAATTGCGGCTGCAGAGAACGAATAGCAAGGCGAATTTGAGCGCCATTCAAGCTATTAGGAACGGGAAAGGAGGAAATCATCAGGTTCGGACGGCTAGTTTTTTTGATCACTGGTTTCTAGTTTAACTTCAGGAGGCGGTCGGCGGTCGTCAGGAGATAGGGTGATAGGGTTTTGGGGTGATAGGGTTTTGGGGTGATAAGCTAAAACGCACTTAAACCACCTAAAATAGAAATAGTAACTTGAGAAAAATCCTACTTATGCCAGCCAAAGATTTCCTAGACTTAGAAGAAAAGAAAAACTTACAAAAAGCTCTTAAAGAAGAAGAAAGAGCAGAGGTTAGGGAAAGAATTTTAATGTTTCTCTTGCTAAACGACGGAAAAACTCAACGAGAAATAGCTGAGTTTATTGGCTGTTCACTCAAAACGGTCGCCCCTTGGTGTGTTCACGGCGATCCTAACAATTTAGAAAGTCTAGAAGATGGGAGAAAAAATGGAAATCATAAAAAAGCCACAGAGGAATATATTAATTTACTATTGAAAATAGTTGATGAAGACCCGAAGGAATTTGGATATGAATTCGGGAGATGGACAGCGGCAAGATTAGCAGAGCATCTAGAAAAGGAAACAGGAATTAAACTGAGTGGCTCGCAAGTGAGAAGAATATTGAGAAGAAAAAAGTATGTGTATATCTGGGCGAAATATAGTCTAGAAGATAAGCAAGACAAGAAATTAAGAAAAGCATTTAAAGAAAAATTAGATGAATATTTAAGGTTGGCTAAAGAAAAGCCAGAGTCAATCCAGGTATGGTTTTGGGACGGGGCTTTCAAGGTGGCGACGCAGGTTCGCCACACAGCCCCTTATGAGTGTGGATTTAGTTTGAGAGTAATAAGAAGGAGAGCTTGGACAAAAAAAGGAAAGCGAAAAAAAGTGAATGGACAAAGAAAAAGAGGAAGGGTGAATGTGATGGGAGCCTTAAGATATAATGACAAAAAACGAGTCTGTTTTATGATCAAAAAAGGAAATTCAGAAACTTTCCATGAACAATTAAAGAAACTTCATGAAGAGATTCGTCAAGAATGGATAAACTTGGGAAATCTGCCCGAAGATTTTCGAGAAAAAGGACCGAAAATTATCATCATATTAGACAATGCTAGTTATCACAAAAAGAAAGATGTTATTGAGCAGGTGGAAAAAGAGTTGCCCAATATTAGGCTAGAGTTTTTACCAGCTTATAGTCCAGATTACAACCTAATAGAATTATTGTGGCATTCCGCTAAAGAGTACATAGCTAATCGAGAATTTGAAAATAAAGAAGAACTGGAAAAAGTAGTCAATCAGCTTTTAAATGAAGGGGGATTGATTATTAAATGGAGTAGAAAACTTAAAAATAAGGGTAATGCTGTCAATGTAACTTAAATGCGTAAAAGCTTAGGGTGATGAGACAGCTTCCCCACTTCCCCACTTCATAATTCATAATTCATAATTCATAATTCCCCCTCCCCACTTCCCCA contains the following coding sequences:
- a CDS encoding DUF4327 family protein, producing MTKQAVAHPMVKFQRKASKWIDAKVVKPSDSIWKLALLYGDEWTYWKQELLDFGFSMQDPLSEVVAVEAWDEE
- a CDS encoding M20 family metallopeptidase, which codes for MISSFPVPNSLNGAQIRLAIRSLQPQLVHWRRQIHQKPELGFQEHLTASLISQTLTKYGIDHQTGIAGTGIVATIAGSQPGPVLALRADMDALPIAEENQVPYRSQHPGQMHACGHDGHTAIALGTAVYLAQNCHDVKGIVKIIFQPAEEGPGGAKPMIEAGVLKNPDVEGIIGLHLWNNLPLGTVGVKNGALMAAVECFDLQIQGRGGHGAIPHQTVDSLLVAAQIVNALQTIVARNLNPLDAAVVTVGKLAAGSARNVIADSANLSGTVRYFNPQLGGYFRQRMEEIIGGICQSQGASYQFDYWQLYPPVINHDQMAELVRSIAAQVVETPAGIVPECQTMGGEDMSFFLQEVPGCYFFLGSANPELGLAYPHHHPRFDFDESVLTMGVEIFVRCVEKFGNSKTF
- a CDS encoding Uma2 family endonuclease, whose translation is MMTTIRLQGLEDFELKANDPEQRMFISGVNWQQYETLLKHLEDSSSYRITYLDGMVEIMAPSRRHEVSKKNIGRLVEVYLEYAEIDFWGLGSTTLRKQEKEAGKEPDECFCLFTEKEFPDLAIEIILTSGSLKVLEVYQRLGTQEVWFWQDNQLKIYSLQENGEYILIPKSALLPDLNLELLAEYVNHPNPRLAVKEFRLCLTENSQLS
- a CDS encoding type II toxin-antitoxin system HicB family antitoxin → MLEQTIGDTFEEVQENIKEAIELYLEVLQERGETIPEPTTKVGLVGVAAGGFSPTTQKLLGFH
- a CDS encoding DNA phosphorothioation-associated putative methyltransferase, which translates into the protein MAENFALIVQLCQVSPIGKLLPGALYVHREALHQLDPILQNYEQQARINQHLSEATIIKFSTDKPKISYLFYPDFDREPHPVLTKSLVVDMGTLILNEWNYQNADNPPILHRKETFVTRDYPLYEEFEHLTKIESALGLLNSSYPIGTKQEWQRLLRKHHLDFAGDYLVCNLEGQREKSIIIDRHKAALVRKTLSRPARLALAAGLFLPETTFFDYGCGYGGDIERIAEQGYQSEGWDPYYRPDSPLIESDIVNLGYVINVIESAEERQEALLKAWQLTRQVLIVSAQILIDDSERGLMAYEDGIITRRNTFQKYYQQEELKQYIDSTLGVDSIPITLGIYLVFREEEKAEIFRLSRCRSRTATPKIKTHLKCFEDYEDLLTPLMEFYTQQGRLPVAGELLQEEEIKAEFGTFRRAFQVILQVTEGEEWEIIADKRRADLLLYLALSQFSHCPKVRELSPATRADFKALFGSYRNACALAEEVLISAGNLAAIARTCENSSLGKLSRYSLTIHISVLEKLPMLLRLYEGCASQTIGRLENANVVRLSFRQPKISYLYYPNFDTEIHPILATSMDVYLGSADFSFRDYQDSPNPPILHEKELLVTADYPNYDKLVRLTQLEKDWGLLEDRKAIERLQGWQKCLEEHCATIKGYQILWRKDADPYKVRILRAKINARRNQNKSS
- a CDS encoding IS630-like element ISMae23 family transposase; protein product: MPAKDFLDLEEKKNLQKALKEEERAEVRERILMFLLLNDGKTQREIAEFIGCSLKTVAPWCVHGDPNNLESLEDGRKNGNHKKATEEYINLLLKIVDEDPKEFGYEFGRWTAARLAEHLEKETGIKLSGSQVRRILRRKKYVYIWAKYSLEDKQDKKLRKAFKEKLDEYLRLAKEKPESIQVWFWDGAFKVATQVRHTAPYECGFSLRVIRRRAWTKKGKRKKVNGQRKRGRVNVMGALRYNDKKRVCFMIKKGNSETFHEQLKKLHEEIRQEWINLGNLPEDFREKGPKIIIILDNASYHKKKDVIEQVEKELPNIRLEFLPAYSPDYNLIELLWHSAKEYIANREFENKEELEKVVNQLLNEGGLIIKWSRKLKNKGNAVNVT
- a CDS encoding dolichyl-phosphate-mannose--protein mannosyltransferase, whose protein sequence is MNSQVKFNLSILGIFVFSLGIRFWNLSQFNTLVFDEVYYAKYGNEYLIGKEFFQSHPPLSQYLIAISIWIGSHFPAAPEAINNLTGSLRSTFSYRWLNAFTGSFIPLIIGGIAYQLIQRKTVFLITTFLASLDGLFLVESRYALNNIYLILFGLSGQLFFLLALQKNSNLNWLLLSGVSFGLAANIKWNGLGFLLGIFIFIGIAWLIKLFNQEQSKDHLWTKVTNLRLEDIFIALIVFPLVTYSLLWIPHLLVNHQYNFWQVHQEIWSFHQRIKGNQSDVHPYCSPWYSWLVMGRPVAYYFKRVGDKIYDVHAMGNPFLWWFSTGAILVVFSRLFNRKERVISAYLICNYIANLLPWLKISRCTFLYHYMAAYSFTWIALAWLLADGLESSSPIYKNGSRSLIILIIFAFIHWLPIYLGIPLSVRDYYLRMIFPNWI
- a CDS encoding efflux RND transporter periplasmic adaptor subunit — encoded protein: MGSTPIILSALVILTFSASCSPRTETQPPPPAARTTTVNVTTAKPATRGGNLDYTGTTRPLKVVSLRSQATGQLLNLLVDVGDEVQLGQILAHIDDRLLATVVRQEKAALSALEAELARARIEVSNAEIEVQRLQLQYQQAKNDAERLQKLALEGAIPLQQGETAQTAAAVALKAVNSARSRIKVEEQVVAAIIGRIAAQKSVIAQEQQRQAYAILKSPATGIVIEKLKEPGDLVSIGDEVLKIGDFKQVKVVVLLSELDLKTINLGQTVNVSLDAFGNRNFSGRITKIFPLSQGTARRIPVEITLANGDGLIKGGLLARVRFNNNSAAQVIVPETAIVSQGESSAIFVLSEENSQVEKRPVRLGQALDGQVEIITGLEPGERFVVNSSKPLQNGEKVRVSILSNP
- the argB gene encoding acetylglutamate kinase, encoding MNNNTHENDAQRVKILSEALPYIQEFRGRTVVVKYGGAAMNNSDIKDTVMRDIVFLSCVGVRPVIVHGGGPEINSWLDRLGIEPQFKDGLRVTDAATMDVVEMVLVGRVNKEIVALINQAGGKAVGLCGKDGNLITARPVGKEGIGFVGEVSSVDTSVVESLVNSGYIPVISSVAADETGQAHNINADTVAGEIAAALGAAKLILMTDTAGILENYKDPSTLLAKLDIQQARELIQKGIVAGGMIPKVSCCVRSLAQGVQAAHIIDGRLPHALLLEIFTDRGIGSMIVASGYTNL
- a CDS encoding photosystem II S4 domain protein translates to MLPREELLKGVENREDIAKVIDKAEQAIKTWEVTVTDFLSPAVLAEVERVFQRLTDVSMQKWGGYPQAERQRLGIARVDLPLTVTDIPLSALDIAGNFLFDTANHRDFLGAMLGTGIVREKVGDIIVLGERGAQAIVVPELADFLSANLRQVRSVPVKTSLIPLAELKVRPPQKKEINTVEASLRLDAIASAGFGISRSKMAEAISAGDVRVNWKDISQSSYNVKTGDLISFRGKGRLEVGEVTVTKKERYRVHLTRFI